From the genome of Mycolicibacterium aromaticivorans JS19b1 = JCM 16368:
GATGTCCAGGCCGGCGACCCGACGTTGAACACCTGGCGCTTGGGTCAGCTCGCCGAGGCCCACTACAGCGAGCGGTCATGACCCACGTCGGTGGACCACTGGCGCGGCCTCGTCGCGCGGTGGCCTCGATCACGCTTGCAGCATCGGCTCTGGTCGGTTCGGCGTGCTCTTCCTCGCACGCTAACCCCGACACCACCACAGCCACGGGTACTGTGCGTGGTGGATGGTGACACCGTCGATGTCGTCGATGACACCCATGGCCGGCTGCGTATCCGTGTGTTGGGCATCGACAGTCCCGAGGTGCACAGGCCGGGCTACAGCATCGGATGCTGGGGCCCACAGGCCAGCGAGTTCGCGCGGAACATCCTCACTGGTCAACAGGTAGCCATCGTCACCGATCGAACTCAAGACGCCCACGATCGCTACGGTCGCACCCTTGCTTATCTGGATAGGCCAGGCAGCTGGGATTTTTCGGTCGAGGCCGCACGCGCCGGTGCTGCACGGTCCTACATCTACGGCCACCGCCCGGCAGCCCGCATACCGCAGATCGGGGCCGCAGAAAGCGAAGCCAGGCAAGACCGCCGCGGATTGTGGGGGCCGTCGTGCAGCGGACACCCGAGTCGGTCCCCGTGAACTAGCCCTATCTGCAACGGTATTCATACCGACTACTTGCGGGCGACTTTGCGACTGGAGCGCCGAAGCTTTGGCGGACACGCCTTCGGCGTGACTGATGACGCCGTTGTTTTGCCTTCTGGCCCACTCATTTTGTGGCCGCGGCTTGGCCGCGGAAGGCCATCGGCCTCCGCTGCGCTCCGGGCCCTGCGGGCTCGCAGAACTGTTCCCAAGCGTGTTCGCTGCGCTCACGGGAAAACTTCTGCGCCCGAGACCTTCCCGCTCACCTGCGCCACTGGCCACCAATTCGTTTTCGCCAGACGGCAAAAGAACGGGCGGCCCGACCCGGGGTGCCCGCGTTAGCGAGGAAGGTCACCAAACATGTCAACCACCACCGACAACACCACCGAGCAGGTCGCCGGGTCCGTCGAGTACATCGATCCGCAGGTCCTGGAGCTCGAAGACAACGTCCGCGATCACGTCGAGCTGGACAAGGACTTCCTGGCCAGCCTGCGCGAGTTGGGCGTCATCGTCCCCATCCTGGCCGTACGCGACGCCGAAGGACGCACCTACGTCCGCGAAGGCCAGTGCCGCACCCTTGGAGCCCGCGAGGTCGGGCTGACCAGCGTGCCGGTCTACGTGCTGCCCGCCGGGGCCACGAACGACGACACCGCCACCGTTGAGCGGATCGTGCAGCAGATGGTCGCCAACGAGCAACGGCACGGGCTGAAAAACTCCCAGCGCGCCCGCGCCATCCAGCAGATGCTCGACACCGGTATGTCGGCCACCAAAGTCGCCAAGAAGCTGTCCATGCGCCGCGAAGACGTCAAAGCCGCTGGCGCGGTGTCGAAATCGACGGCAGCCCTCGACGCACTCGATGGCGGTCAACTCGACTTCACCCAGGCCGAAGTGCTGGCCGAATTCGAAGATAACGACGATGCCGTTGAGCGACTTCTGCGCGCGGCTCATTACGGCGGCAACAACTTCGAGCACACAGTCTCAACCCTGCGCTCAGAGCGCGAAGTCAATGCGCTCATCGCGACGGCGGAAAAGAATTACACCGAACGCGGCTACACGATCCTGCCGGATCGGCCGCGCTGGTCGGACCTGGCCGCAGTCTCGCTGGCCTACCTGCGCACCGGTGACGACGGCGAAGTGCCCGCCGATGTGGAGAAGAAGCCCGAACACTGGGCGGTCTACCTGGCCGAGGACTACGCCTACGTCGACGCCACGACCGGGGAACCGGTCGCCGACAGCGAACTTGACCCCGACACCGAATACGACGAGGACACCGAAGCGGCCGAAGGGTTGCGCCACTACTCGACCGTCACCGAGAAGACCGTGATCGTCCCGGAGTGGTACTGCACGGACTACGCGGGAGCCGGTCTCGCTCTGTCCCGGTCGCTGCAGGGTGT
Proteins encoded in this window:
- a CDS encoding thermonuclease family protein — its product is MGCWGPQASEFARNILTGQQVAIVTDRTQDAHDRYGRTLAYLDRPGSWDFSVEAARAGAARSYIYGHRPAARIPQIGAAESEARQDRRGLWGPSCSGHPSRSP
- a CDS encoding ParB/RepB/Spo0J family partition protein; the protein is MSTTTDNTTEQVAGSVEYIDPQVLELEDNVRDHVELDKDFLASLRELGVIVPILAVRDAEGRTYVREGQCRTLGAREVGLTSVPVYVLPAGATNDDTATVERIVQQMVANEQRHGLKNSQRARAIQQMLDTGMSATKVAKKLSMRREDVKAAGAVSKSTAALDALDGGQLDFTQAEVLAEFEDNDDAVERLLRAAHYGGNNFEHTVSTLRSEREVNALIATAEKNYTERGYTILPDRPRWSDLAAVSLAYLRTGDDGEVPADVEKKPEHWAVYLAEDYAYVDATTGEPVADSELDPDTEYDEDTEAAEGLRHYSTVTEKTVIVPEWYCTDYAGAGLALSRSLQGVASRQGAPATEGDDDSPEAIAEREAAQQEAERRERRKVLVLNRLGAAAESVRRDYVVKLLARKTAPKGAATFVAHCLTRDPYILSQNHGSSLTAELLGVKDERAVRALVNEFSTNIDPRAQVISLAVVLGALEARTDKSAWRNARTGITGTASYIASTVGSDAYLQFLIDSGYQPSEIEKVIVGQRTADAVYDEATQESWAHRVVGPRPGPTTPTPESPRAQHRRRTEKW